TCCACGTCACCACCACAACCGGCGCGGCGGCGCGGGTGCTGAACATGATGGAGGATTATCTCCAGACCGAATGGCCGGATCTGAATGTCTGGCTGACATCGACCACGGAGCAATTCTCGACCATTGCGCTGAACGGTCCGCGCGCCGCCGCCCTTCTGCAACCCTTCGTTGAAGGTGTGATGCTGACCGACGATGCCTTCCCGCATATGTCCTGCGCTGAATGCGTGGTCGCCGGACTGCCCGCGCGGCTTTTCAGGCTCAGCTTCACCGGCGAGGTGGGGTTCGAGATCAACGTCGCCGCGCCGTATGGGCTGCAGCTTTGGGAGACGCTGTGGCAGGCCGGGCAGGATCACGGCATCTGCGCATACGGCACCGAGGCCATGCATGTGCTTCGGGCCGAGAAAGGCTATATCATCGTCGGGCAGGACACCGATGGCACGGTCACGCCTTACGATGCCGGGATGGGCTGGGCCGTGGGCAAGAAGAAGGCGGATTTTGTCGGCATGCGCGGCCTCATGCGCCCCGATCTGGTGGCCGAGGGGCGCAAGCAGCTTGTCGGGCTTCTGACCGAGGATCGCAGCAAGCTGGAGGAGGGTGCGCAGATCGTCTTCGACCCCGATCAGCTGGTGCCGATGAAAATGGTCGGTCACGTCACCTCCTCCTACGATCAGGGAACGACCGGGCGACCCATAGCGCTGGCGCTGATTGAGGGCGGGCAGGGCCGGATGGGTGATACGGTTTATATCCCGATGCCTGACCGGGTGATCGCTGCGAAGATTGTGCCAGCGGCATTCTACGATCCCGACAACGCGCGCCTGAAAATTCGGGTTGAGGGCTGAACATGGCGAAACATCTTTCTGCGCTGCACCCGGAGATACTGGCTGACACGGATCTGCTGCGCGTCGAGATGCTCGGCCCGCATGGCCGCGTTTCGCTCCGGGCGCGCGGCGATCTCTTGGCCTTTGACGCCCCGCTTGGCCTGTCGCTGCCGCGCCGCATCGGGCAGCGGGCCAGCCGTGAGGGGATGGAGGCGCTGCAACTCGGTCCCGATGAATGGGTGCTTGTGCTGCATGTCGATGAGGTCGGCGCACTGCTGGAGCGGCTGGCGGCGATTTATGGTGGTCATCCTCATAGCGCGGTCGATCTGTCGGGCCGCGAGATCACTTTCCGCGTTGAAGGGCCGGGTGCTGCCGGGCTGCTGTCGATCGGCTGCCCGCGCGACATCGCATCTATCCCGGAGGGTGAAGCGCGGCGGACCGTGTTTGATGGCGTGACCGTTATCCTGTGGCACGACGCAGCGGATCGCTTTCGCATGGATGTCTGGAATAGTTTCGCGCCCCATGTCGCCCAGCTATTGGCGACCGGTAGCCGTGAGCTTGCGGCGGAGGCTGAAATATCAGCGAACCAGACCGGCGAATCCCATCTGAATTAACGGGACGCCTCAGGGACGAGGGCGGTCGCAGGGTGCTGTGCAGAATTGTCGCAGCGAGCGTGGTTTCTCTTCCTTTGGAGTCCGCTATCAGGGTATGAAATTTTAATAACAAGATGAAAAATCATCCATAATTATTAACGTATTAGGTTGAATTTTCCTAACCTATAAAACCTGATTTGTAAGGGCATGTTTTGCCTTTGGGACCGACAGTGGCGGCCTTCGATTGAGTTTGGTCAAGGCTTCCGCTGGCGGATCATGGTCTTTGACGCGCAAGTCCGCAGACATGTCGTTTCTGCGGAAGTCGTATCGAGGTGTCTCCATGAGCAATACATCTTATCCCGACCAAACCGAGCAGAACCGGGCGCTATGGCTCAGCACTTTCGCATTTACACTGTGCTTTGCCGTCTGGACGATTTTCTCGATCATCGGGCTTGAGATCAAAGACCAGCTTGGCCTGTCAGAATTCCAGTATGGCCTGCTGATCGCCACGCCGATCTTGACCGGGTCGCTGTCGCGGCTGATCCTCGGCGTCTGGACGGAGCGTTATGGTGGCAGGCTGGTCTTCTCGCTGCAGATGCTGCTGACCGGCGCTGCGACGGCGGCGCTGATCTGGGCCGACAGCTATACGACCTTCCTGATCGCGGCGCTTGGCGTCGGGCTTGCAGGCGGGTCATTCATCATTGGCGTCGCCTATGTCTCGAAATGGTTTCCGCCAGAAAAACAGGGCACAGCGCTCGGTATTTTCGGGATGGGTAACGTGGGTGCAGCGGTTACCAAATTCCTCGCTCCCTTCGTTCTGGTGGCCTGGGGCTGGCAGAGCGTTGCGCTGATCTGGGCCGCCGCCATCGCGCTGATGGGCGTGGTCTTCTTCATCGTTGCCCGCGACGACCCGGATTTCCGCGAACGTCGCGAAAAGGGCATTCCCGCCCCGACCCTCGCAGAGCAGTTTGCGCCGCTGAAGAACCTTCAGGTCTGGCGCTTCGCCTTGTATTACTTCTTCGTCTTCGGCGGCTTTGTCGCATTGGCGCTTTGGCTGCCGCACTACCTGACGGATGTGTACGCTGCTGATGTGCGTGTGGCCGGCATGTGTGCGGCTGCCTTCAGCCTCGCTGCCAGCGTGTTCCGCGCCTATGGCGGCGTGCTGTCGGATCGCTTCGGCGCGCGGACGGTGATGTACTGGACCTTCGGGTTTTCGGCGGTGCTGCTGTTCATGCTGTCCTATCCGCCGACCGACTATGTGATCCGCGGCAAGGACGGCCCGATCACCTTCTCGACCGAGATGGGCATGGTGCCTTTTGTCATCACGCTCTTCGTGCTGGGCTTCTTCATGAGCCTT
The genomic region above belongs to Paracoccus sp. SCSIO 75233 and contains:
- a CDS encoding sarcosine oxidase subunit gamma → MAKHLSALHPEILADTDLLRVEMLGPHGRVSLRARGDLLAFDAPLGLSLPRRIGQRASREGMEALQLGPDEWVLVLHVDEVGALLERLAAIYGGHPHSAVDLSGREITFRVEGPGAAGLLSIGCPRDIASIPEGEARRTVFDGVTVILWHDAADRFRMDVWNSFAPHVAQLLATGSRELAAEAEISANQTGESHLN